In a genomic window of Chrysemys picta bellii isolate R12L10 chromosome 1, ASM1138683v2, whole genome shotgun sequence:
- the LOC101953854 gene encoding C3a anaphylatoxin chemotactic receptor-like: MSLLLSSNSTYKPDDGATLHYEPEIIGSLIIFILTFILGLLGNGLVIWVAGLKMKRTVNTVWFLHLAIADFLCCMSLPFSIIHLILQEYWPYGRFLCKVIPSAIILNMFASVFLLTAISIDRCLMVRKPVWCQNHRTVRLATVMCGCIWLLASFMCSPAFLYRETVKDEFGKTVCCYQFGDYRDYGDSMDYGNDSAMSSGLSQDEYPAEDTTDSELTESAASSPNGGIFRKSSVLPSELSDTPGGFSSANIPGSLYHDTDLLGNFCSQATTPLTISITRIVFGFLLPFIIMAACYILIVVKMHGAQFTKPRGKTLRVILVVVVAFFISWAPFHAVGALSLLAMPGTGFREAVALWDHLSIALAYANSCINPLLYVFVGQDFRQKARQSVQGILEGAFSEEVTRSTSYSRDRTKTSAYRDISSNTL, encoded by the coding sequence ATGTCTCTGCTCCTGAGTAGTAACAGCACATACAAGCCAGATGATGGTGCCACACTACATTACGAGCCAGAAATCATTGGTTCCTTAATTATCTTCATTCTCACCTTTATCCTGGGCCTCCTGGGCAATGGCTTAGTGATCTGGGTGGCTGGCCTGAAAATGAAGCGGACCGTGAACACTGTGTGGTTCCTGCACCTTGCCATCGCTGACTTCCTGTGCTGCATGTCTCTGCCATTCTCCATCATTCACCTGATCCTCCAAGAGTACTGGCCATATGGCCGCTTCCTCTGCAAGGTTATCCCATCAGCCATCATCCTCAACATGTTTGCCAGCGTCTTCCTCCTCACTGCCATCAGCATTGACCGGTGCCTGATGGTGAGGAAGCCAGTTTGGTGTCAAAACCACCGTACTGTGAGGCTTGCaacagtgatgtgtggttgcatATGGCTCCTGGCCTCCTTTATGTGTAGTCCTGCCTTCCTCTACCGTGAGACCGTCAAAGATGAATTTGGGAAAACTGTGTGCTGTTATCAGTTTGGAGATTATAGGGATTATGGAGATTCTATGGATTATGGCAACGATTCAGCCATGAGCTCTGGCTTATCCCAAGATGAATATCCTGCGGAAGACACAACTGATTCTGAGTTAACCGAGTCTGCTGCCAGCTCGCCTAATGGTGGCATATTTCGAAAGTCCAGTGTTCTCCCTTCAGAGTTATCTGACACTCCTGGTGGTTTCTCCAGTGCTAATATTCCTGGCAGCCTTTACCATGATACTGACTTACTGGGGAACTTCTGTAGTCAGGCAACCACCCCACTGACCATCAGTATTACCAGGATTGTCTTTGGCTTCCTCCTTCCCTTTATCATAATGGCAGCTTGCTACATCCTTATAGTCGTCAAGATGCATGGAGCCCAATTTACCAAACCCCGTGGTAAGACCCTGCGAGTGATCCTGGTTGTGGTGGTTGCATTCTTTATCTCTTGGGCTCCGTTCCATGCAGTTGGGGCACTGTCTCTCCTAGCTATGCCGGGCACTGGATTTAGGGAGGCAGTAGCACTGTGGGACCATCTCTCTATAGCACTAGCCTATGCCAACAGCTGCATCAACCCTTTGCTCTATGTATTTGTGGGGCAGGACTTCAGGCAGAAGGCACGCCAATCGGTGCAGGGCATCTTGGAGGGCGCCTTCAGCGAGGAAGTTACACGCTCCACTTCCTACTCACGGGACAGGACCAAGACTTCAGCATACAGGGATATCAGCAGCAACACCCTCTAA
- the LOC101949699 gene encoding C3a anaphylatoxin chemotactic receptor-like, which translates to MSLLLRSNSTYKPDDGATLQYTPEIIGSLIIFILTFILGLLGNGLVIWVAGLKMKRTVNTVWFLHLAIADFLCCLSLPFSIIHLILHEYWPYGRFLCKVIPSAIILNMFASVFLLTAISIDRCLMVMKPVWCQNHRNVRLASVMCGCIWLLAFVMCCPAFLYRETFEDVFGKTVCSYQFGDDRDFMDYGNDSAMSSGISPDEYSVFFSSGDIPGSLYNDTDFLGNLNDDFSNSSRPITPLIIGITRIVFGFLLPFIIMTACYILIVVKMHGAQFTKPRGKTLRVILVVVVAFFVCWAPFHVVGALSLLAMPGTGFREAVALWDHLSTALAYANSCINPLLYVFVGRDFRQKARQSVQGILEGAFSEEVTRSTSYSRDRTKTSAYRDISSNTL; encoded by the coding sequence ATGTCTCTGCTCCTGAGGAGTAACAGCACATACAAGCCAGATGATGGTGCCACACTACAGTACACGCCAGAAATCATTGGTTCCTTAATTATCTTCATTCTCACCTTTATCCTGGGCCTCCTGGGCAATGGCTTGGTGATCTGGGTGGCTGGCCTGAAAATGAAGCGGACCGTGAACACTGTGTGGTTCCTGCACCTTGCCATCGCTGACTTCCTGTGCTGCTTGTCTCTGCCATTCTCCATCATTCACCTGATCCTCCATGAGTACTGGCCATATGGCCGCTTCCTCTGCAAGGTTATCCCATCAGCCATCATCCTCAACATGTTTGCCAGCGTCTTCCTCCTCACTGCCATCAGCATTGACCGGTGCCTGATGGTGATGAAGCCAGTTTGGTGTCAGAACCACCGTAACGTGAGGCTTGCATCAGTGATGTGCGGCTGTATCTGGCTCTTGGCTTTCGTTATGTGTTGTCCTGCCTTCCTCTACCGTGAGACCTTCGAAGATGTATTCGGCAAAACTGTTTGTAGTTATCAATTTGGAGATGATAGGGATTTCATGGATTATGGGAATGATTCAGCCATGAGCTCTGGCATATCCCCAGATGAATATTCTGTTTTTTTCTCCAGCGGTGATATTCCTGGCAGCCTTTacaatgatactgacttcctggGAAACTTAAATGATGACTTCTCCAACAGCAGTCGGCCAATCACCCCACTGATCATCGGTATTACCAGGATTGTCTTTGGCTTCCTCCTTCCCTTTATCATAATGACAGCTTGCTACATCCTTATAGTCGTCAAGATGCATGGAGCCCAATTTACCAAACCCCGTGGTAAGACACTGCGAGTGATCCTGGTTGTGGTGGTTGCCTTCTTTGTCTGTTGGGCTCCATTCCATGTAGTTGGGGCATTGTCTCTCCTAGCTATGCCAGGCACTGGATTTAGGGAGGCAGTAGCACTGTGGGACCACCTCTCTACAGCACTAGCCTATGCCAACAGCTGCATCAACCCTTTGCTCTACGTATTTGTGGGGCGGGACTTCAGGCAGAAGGCACGCCAATCGGTGCAGGGCATCTTGGAGGGCGCCTTCAGCGAGGAAGTTACACGCTCCACTTCCTACTCACGGGACAGGACCAAGACTTCAGCATACAGGGATATCAGCAGCAACACCCTCTAA